Proteins encoded in a region of the Triticum dicoccoides isolate Atlit2015 ecotype Zavitan chromosome 3A, WEW_v2.0, whole genome shotgun sequence genome:
- the LOC119268604 gene encoding MRN complex-interacting protein isoform X1, with translation MATLFLALQCVECSTMQVKQQKKSSNKWACAVCNRRQSVIRVHARGYRAADLRRFVQDANLARGRGAPVREADWDPPAAGDQQDETPRERKRMDWSEYLDDTTGERHGGRGSADSRDDGVEVTTELPQERPKAPSLKRPPKAQLGVAGKRPKPPINPSLSKMQQMEQGPTSSTVCSATSTAEAQRSKFSKYLDSSFFEDRNQEGSGLHWTDLDESAPTTEVVVDDEVHPDFM, from the exons ATGGCGACTCTCTTCCTCGCCCTACAGTGCGTGGAATGCTCCACCATGCAG GTGAAGCAGCAGAAGAAGAGCAGCAACAAGTGGGCGTGCGCGGTGTGCAACCGGCGCCAGTCCGTGATCCGCGTGCACGCCCGCGGCTACCGCGCCGCCGACCTGCGCCGCTTCGTCCAGGACGCCAACCTCGCGCGCGGCCGCGGCGCGCCGGTGCGCGAGGCGGACTGGGACCCGCCGGCGGCCGGGGATCAGCAAGACGAGACCCCGAGGGAGAGGAAGCGGATGGATTGGTCCGAGTACCTGGACGACACCACCGGGGAGCGTCATGGCGGCCGCGGCTCTGCTGATTCCCGTGATGATG GGGTTGAAGTGACAACTGAGTTACCCCAGGAAAGACCTAAAGCTCCTTCCTTGAAGAGGCCCCCAAAAGCCCAATTGGGTGTAGCTGGAAAGAGGCCCAAGCCACCAATCAACCCCTCTCTATCCAAGATGCAGCAAATGGAACAAGGTCCAACTTCCTCAACTGTCTGCTCTGCAACTTCTACTGCTGAAG CACAAAGATCAAAGTTCAGCAAGTATTTGGACAGTAGCTTCTTTGAAGATAGAAATCAGGAGGGTTCTGGGCTCCATTGGACTGACCTTGATGAAAGTGCTCCCACTACTGAGGTAGTGGTGGATGATGAGGTACACCCTGATTTCATGTGA
- the LOC119268603 gene encoding uncharacterized protein LOC119268603 isoform X1 — MAGLYEKPSETYAKKRPRYPKEWFSMLASLTAGHHRAWDAGCGTGQASVSIAEHYDGVVATDVSEGQLRHAIAHPKVRYLHTPEDLPEDDLVALVGGEGSVDLVIVATAIHWFDVPLFYAVVNRVLRRPGGVLAVWGYNYDIHPFGDKLQGTLYPAMRPYMDPRTRLAMERYRQLPFPFEPVGVGREGEPADVDMEAEMTLEDLAGFVMTGSVATTAREKGVDLEALVKGVMKEVEEGWGDRPTVPRKLVFKAFMLAGRPRLTTPFH, encoded by the exons ATGGCGGGGCTGTATGAGAAACCGTCGGAGACGTACGCCAAGAAGCGGCCGCGGTACCCCAAGGAGTGGTTCTCCATGCTCGCCTCCCTCACCGCCGGCCACCACCGCGCCTGGGACGCCGGCTGCGGCACCGGCCAGGCCTCCGTCAGC ATCGCGGAGCACTACGACGGCGTGGTCGCGACGGACGTGAGCGAGGGCCAGCTCCGCCACGCCATCGCGCACCCCAAGGTGCGGTACCTGCACACGCCGGAGGACCTCCCGGAGGACGACCTCGTCGCCCTGGTCGGCGGCGAGGGCTCCGTGGACCTGGTCATCGTGGCGACCGCGATCCACTGGTTCGACGTCCCGCTCTTCTACGCCGTGGTGAACCGCGTCCTCAGGAGGCCAGGCGGCGTCCTCGCCGTGTGGGGGTACAACTACGACATCCACCCGTTCGGGGACAAGCTGCAGGGGACGCTGTACCCGGCCATGCGGCCGTACATGGACCCGAGGACGAGGCTGGCCATGGAGCGGTACCGCCAGCTGCCGTTCCCGTTCGAGCCCGTCGGGGTGGGCCGCGAGGGCGAGCCGGCCGACGTCGACATGGAGGCGGAGATGACGCTGGAGGACCTGGCCGGGTTCGTGATGACCGGCTCCGTCGCGACCACGGCTAGGGAGAAAGGGGTGGACCTGGAGGCGCTGGTGAAGGGTGTGATGAAGGAGGTGGAAGAGGGGTGGGGGGATCGGCCGACGGTGCCCAGGAAGCTTGTGTTCAAGGCCTTCATGCTGGCTGGGAGGCCCAG GCTGACAACCCCTTTCCATTGA
- the LOC119268600 gene encoding protein IQ-DOMAIN 31-like isoform X1 gives MGKSPAKWIKSVLLGKKSTKSSSTKAKDLPAKAANSNGYTAGKEPESSDNSPLISEPVLVSSHNVSEISNLPNGRAIENMVRVGSDTQISPEKLREELAAVKAQAAFRGYLARRAFRALKGIIRLQALIRGHLVRRQAVSTLRATWLIVKFQALVRGRNVRLSSAAMQLAVKFGQHKYGGDKSSDAWKEKLSSHPYVRKLLSSPVLVQALHVQYDEANPNSAHNWLERWTISCIWKPVFKPKIVADGKPQVRRASYAMETHSAKLKRNVRKSSAATVETQTNTVEPEKWKRNTRKFNGSPADSVPDSQLSELEKVKRNLKKAANSMAEASKISTKADVSKVPNSIADELKILGSMAEPSKKSSILNGISDHQDSECEKALESTSEALFPLETQDCHSGNLLENSNIDKLVPDIKYDLEASFLGDKVNEPTTVAQADEVMPLQNLDNGYDIIERKEETRSKEEPLPNGSLKTKRRSSFSNSEYPESGTKNTPVPSRKPSYMAPTESLKAKLRGPPRLDSDLPVDKNAFTRRQSLPSAANNRGVKTEWRR, from the exons ATGGGGAAGTCCCCGGCCAAGTGGATAAAGTCCGTGCTCCTCGGGAAGAAATCAACAAAATCCAGTTCTACCAAGGCAAAGGATCTTCCAGCA AAGGCTGCAAACAGCAACGGATACACTGCTGGGAAGGAGCCTGAATCCTCTGATAATTCTCCCCTCATCTCGGAACCGGTACTTGTTAGCTCCCACAATGTGTCGGAAATTTCTAACTTGCCCAACGGCAGGGCAATCGAAAACATGGTTAGAGTTGGGTCCGACACGCAAATTAGTCCAGAGAAACTGAGAGAAGAACTAGCAGCAGTGAAGGCGCAAGCTGCTTTTCGAGGTTACCTG GCACGCAGGGCCTTCCGCGCATTAAAAGGTATCATCAGACTTCAGGCACTGATTCGTGGACACCTTGTAAGGAGGCAGGCTGTTTCAACCCTTCGTGCAACATGGTTGATTGTGAAGTTTCAAGCTCTAGTTCGTGGAAGAAATGTTAGACTTTCTAGTGCTGCCATGCAATTAGCTGTGAAGTTTGGCCAACATAAGTATGGG GGTGACAAGTCGTCTGATGCATGGAAGGAGAAGCTATCTTCACATCCATATGTTCGAAAG CTTCTGTCTTCACCAGTTTTGGTACAAGCTCTTCACGTTCAGTATGACGAGGCGAACCCCAATTCAGCCCACAACTGGCTGGAGAGATGGACAATAAGCTGCATCTGGAAGCCTGTTTTCAAACCAAAAATAGTTGCTGACGGGAAACCGCAAGTAAGGAGGGCCAGTTATGCCATGGAAACTCACTCAGCAAAGTTAAAGCGCAATGTTCGGAAGTCTTCTGCTGCCACTGTTGAGACTCAGACAAATACCGTTGAACCTGAAAAATGGAAAAGAAACACACGGAAATTCAATGGCTCACCTGCTGATTCAGTACCAGATAGCCAGTTATCTGAACTTGAGAAGGTTAAAAGGAACCTTAAGAAGGCAGCTAACTCCATGGCTGAAGCCTCTAAGATATCTACCAAGGCTGATGTGTCAAAGGTACCTAATTCCATAGCTGATGAGCTGAAGATTCTTGGTTCCATGGCTGAACCCTCAAAAAAATCCAGCATACTGAATGGTATCTCTGACCATCAAGACAGTGAATGCGAGAAAGCTCTAGAGAGTACAAGCGAGGCTCTGTTTCCTCTTGAAACTCAAGATTGTCACAGTGGCAATCTTTTGGAAAATTCAAATATAGATAAGTTGGTACCTGACATAAAATATGATCTAGAAGCATCATTCTTAGGTGACAAAGTTAATGAACCCACTACTGTCGCTCAAGCAGATGAAGTCATGCCACTGCAGAACCTTGATAACGGATATGATATTATAGAAAGGAAAGAAGAGACTAGGTCCAAGGAAGAACCTTTGCCTAATGGAAGCCTTAAAACCAAGAGAAGGTCTTCGTTCTCTAATTCAGAATACCCTGAGAGTGGAACCAAGAATACTCCAGTTCCATCAAGGAAGCCAAGCTATATGGCTCCAACAGAATCGTTAAAGGCGAAATTGCGAGGACCACCCAGATTAGACTCTGATCTACCAGTGGACAAGAATGCCTTCACTCGCCGTCAGTCTCTTCCTTCCGCTGCAAACA ATAGAGGAGTCAAAACAGAATGGAGGCGGTGA
- the LOC119268600 gene encoding protein IQ-DOMAIN 31-like isoform X2, with amino-acid sequence MGKSPAKWIKSVLLGKKSTKSSSTKAKDLPAAANSNGYTAGKEPESSDNSPLISEPVLVSSHNVSEISNLPNGRAIENMVRVGSDTQISPEKLREELAAVKAQAAFRGYLARRAFRALKGIIRLQALIRGHLVRRQAVSTLRATWLIVKFQALVRGRNVRLSSAAMQLAVKFGQHKYGGDKSSDAWKEKLSSHPYVRKLLSSPVLVQALHVQYDEANPNSAHNWLERWTISCIWKPVFKPKIVADGKPQVRRASYAMETHSAKLKRNVRKSSAATVETQTNTVEPEKWKRNTRKFNGSPADSVPDSQLSELEKVKRNLKKAANSMAEASKISTKADVSKVPNSIADELKILGSMAEPSKKSSILNGISDHQDSECEKALESTSEALFPLETQDCHSGNLLENSNIDKLVPDIKYDLEASFLGDKVNEPTTVAQADEVMPLQNLDNGYDIIERKEETRSKEEPLPNGSLKTKRRSSFSNSEYPESGTKNTPVPSRKPSYMAPTESLKAKLRGPPRLDSDLPVDKNAFTRRQSLPSAANNRGVKTEWRR; translated from the exons ATGGGGAAGTCCCCGGCCAAGTGGATAAAGTCCGTGCTCCTCGGGAAGAAATCAACAAAATCCAGTTCTACCAAGGCAAAGGATCTTCCAGCA GCTGCAAACAGCAACGGATACACTGCTGGGAAGGAGCCTGAATCCTCTGATAATTCTCCCCTCATCTCGGAACCGGTACTTGTTAGCTCCCACAATGTGTCGGAAATTTCTAACTTGCCCAACGGCAGGGCAATCGAAAACATGGTTAGAGTTGGGTCCGACACGCAAATTAGTCCAGAGAAACTGAGAGAAGAACTAGCAGCAGTGAAGGCGCAAGCTGCTTTTCGAGGTTACCTG GCACGCAGGGCCTTCCGCGCATTAAAAGGTATCATCAGACTTCAGGCACTGATTCGTGGACACCTTGTAAGGAGGCAGGCTGTTTCAACCCTTCGTGCAACATGGTTGATTGTGAAGTTTCAAGCTCTAGTTCGTGGAAGAAATGTTAGACTTTCTAGTGCTGCCATGCAATTAGCTGTGAAGTTTGGCCAACATAAGTATGGG GGTGACAAGTCGTCTGATGCATGGAAGGAGAAGCTATCTTCACATCCATATGTTCGAAAG CTTCTGTCTTCACCAGTTTTGGTACAAGCTCTTCACGTTCAGTATGACGAGGCGAACCCCAATTCAGCCCACAACTGGCTGGAGAGATGGACAATAAGCTGCATCTGGAAGCCTGTTTTCAAACCAAAAATAGTTGCTGACGGGAAACCGCAAGTAAGGAGGGCCAGTTATGCCATGGAAACTCACTCAGCAAAGTTAAAGCGCAATGTTCGGAAGTCTTCTGCTGCCACTGTTGAGACTCAGACAAATACCGTTGAACCTGAAAAATGGAAAAGAAACACACGGAAATTCAATGGCTCACCTGCTGATTCAGTACCAGATAGCCAGTTATCTGAACTTGAGAAGGTTAAAAGGAACCTTAAGAAGGCAGCTAACTCCATGGCTGAAGCCTCTAAGATATCTACCAAGGCTGATGTGTCAAAGGTACCTAATTCCATAGCTGATGAGCTGAAGATTCTTGGTTCCATGGCTGAACCCTCAAAAAAATCCAGCATACTGAATGGTATCTCTGACCATCAAGACAGTGAATGCGAGAAAGCTCTAGAGAGTACAAGCGAGGCTCTGTTTCCTCTTGAAACTCAAGATTGTCACAGTGGCAATCTTTTGGAAAATTCAAATATAGATAAGTTGGTACCTGACATAAAATATGATCTAGAAGCATCATTCTTAGGTGACAAAGTTAATGAACCCACTACTGTCGCTCAAGCAGATGAAGTCATGCCACTGCAGAACCTTGATAACGGATATGATATTATAGAAAGGAAAGAAGAGACTAGGTCCAAGGAAGAACCTTTGCCTAATGGAAGCCTTAAAACCAAGAGAAGGTCTTCGTTCTCTAATTCAGAATACCCTGAGAGTGGAACCAAGAATACTCCAGTTCCATCAAGGAAGCCAAGCTATATGGCTCCAACAGAATCGTTAAAGGCGAAATTGCGAGGACCACCCAGATTAGACTCTGATCTACCAGTGGACAAGAATGCCTTCACTCGCCGTCAGTCTCTTCCTTCCGCTGCAAACA ATAGAGGAGTCAAAACAGAATGGAGGCGGTGA
- the LOC119268604 gene encoding MRN complex-interacting protein isoform X2 — MATLFLALQCVECSTMQVKQQKKSSNKWACAVCNRRQSVIRVHARGYRAADLRRFVQDANLARGRGAPVREADWDPPAAGDQQDETPRERKRMDWSEYLDDTTGERHGGRGSADSRDDGVEVTTELPQERPKAPSLKRPPKAQLGVAGKRPKPPINPSLSKMQQMEQAQRSKFSKYLDSSFFEDRNQEGSGLHWTDLDESAPTTEVVVDDEVHPDFM, encoded by the exons ATGGCGACTCTCTTCCTCGCCCTACAGTGCGTGGAATGCTCCACCATGCAG GTGAAGCAGCAGAAGAAGAGCAGCAACAAGTGGGCGTGCGCGGTGTGCAACCGGCGCCAGTCCGTGATCCGCGTGCACGCCCGCGGCTACCGCGCCGCCGACCTGCGCCGCTTCGTCCAGGACGCCAACCTCGCGCGCGGCCGCGGCGCGCCGGTGCGCGAGGCGGACTGGGACCCGCCGGCGGCCGGGGATCAGCAAGACGAGACCCCGAGGGAGAGGAAGCGGATGGATTGGTCCGAGTACCTGGACGACACCACCGGGGAGCGTCATGGCGGCCGCGGCTCTGCTGATTCCCGTGATGATG GGGTTGAAGTGACAACTGAGTTACCCCAGGAAAGACCTAAAGCTCCTTCCTTGAAGAGGCCCCCAAAAGCCCAATTGGGTGTAGCTGGAAAGAGGCCCAAGCCACCAATCAACCCCTCTCTATCCAAGATGCAGCAAATGGAACAAG CACAAAGATCAAAGTTCAGCAAGTATTTGGACAGTAGCTTCTTTGAAGATAGAAATCAGGAGGGTTCTGGGCTCCATTGGACTGACCTTGATGAAAGTGCTCCCACTACTGAGGTAGTGGTGGATGATGAGGTACACCCTGATTTCATGTGA
- the LOC119268603 gene encoding uncharacterized protein LOC119268603 isoform X2, translated as MAGLYEKPSETYAKKRPRYPKEWFSMLASLTAGHHRAWDAGCGTGQASVSIAEHYDGVVATDVSEGQLRHAIAHPKVRYLHTPEDLPEDDLVALVGGEGSVDLVIVATAIHWFDVPLFYAVVNRVLRRPGGVLAVWGYNYDIHPFGDKLQGTLYPAMRPYMDPRTRLAMERYRQLPFPFEPVGVGREGEPADVDMEAEMTLEDLAGFVMTGSVATTAREKGVDLEALVKGVMKEVEEGWGDRPTVPRKLVFKAFMLAGRPR; from the exons ATGGCGGGGCTGTATGAGAAACCGTCGGAGACGTACGCCAAGAAGCGGCCGCGGTACCCCAAGGAGTGGTTCTCCATGCTCGCCTCCCTCACCGCCGGCCACCACCGCGCCTGGGACGCCGGCTGCGGCACCGGCCAGGCCTCCGTCAGC ATCGCGGAGCACTACGACGGCGTGGTCGCGACGGACGTGAGCGAGGGCCAGCTCCGCCACGCCATCGCGCACCCCAAGGTGCGGTACCTGCACACGCCGGAGGACCTCCCGGAGGACGACCTCGTCGCCCTGGTCGGCGGCGAGGGCTCCGTGGACCTGGTCATCGTGGCGACCGCGATCCACTGGTTCGACGTCCCGCTCTTCTACGCCGTGGTGAACCGCGTCCTCAGGAGGCCAGGCGGCGTCCTCGCCGTGTGGGGGTACAACTACGACATCCACCCGTTCGGGGACAAGCTGCAGGGGACGCTGTACCCGGCCATGCGGCCGTACATGGACCCGAGGACGAGGCTGGCCATGGAGCGGTACCGCCAGCTGCCGTTCCCGTTCGAGCCCGTCGGGGTGGGCCGCGAGGGCGAGCCGGCCGACGTCGACATGGAGGCGGAGATGACGCTGGAGGACCTGGCCGGGTTCGTGATGACCGGCTCCGTCGCGACCACGGCTAGGGAGAAAGGGGTGGACCTGGAGGCGCTGGTGAAGGGTGTGATGAAGGAGGTGGAAGAGGGGTGGGGGGATCGGCCGACGGTGCCCAGGAAGCTTGTGTTCAAGGCCTTCATGCTGGCTGGGAGGCCCAGGTGA
- the LOC119268602 gene encoding violaxanthin de-epoxidase, chloroplastic-like encodes MATALPTSAAAATATAAVRIFQPTRFRLPRTSSVLARKRSASRRLSGITCSPGIASVAGQATSPEDAVRIVAVVGDGSISPLKDTPWDEVMRHTADRLKWVDEGFEMLVFTDKWIDHDDLKKELSRCDMLVNVAITGQESVQWLMDNSKNIPNVLCFQSSPSLVNKLGGTYVQYTGEQDFFGKLINVGKPSGTEESTEVLKTISNAWERHNSDDIRFCLLVVVNAYIRPVAMLKNLRAKGLSTLGCMITNCGPQILNCLFDPDCRKAIQCLNSCSPTDQVCNYRCIASYESPHLEAFSLCVLQKHNCLELNAEIPSKPSVTPLSMFRELKLSHEVAEDLFVGWLDGLEWSWRVVAGQNPAYDQFPCQYQLFYRGKAKGSFWYEPIFQVRTLEGKLVWRRRKYRVRRASTPGTFYFSVLDNGVVSKEFWTVVDVSDDFGWGLFHYHGAAQAAGQSYTGAVLVTPDGSYPDGDNPRLDSALEKCGIKKWELYMVDNCSCTGAPLGTPEGSRLHYQIAPGKEAGIMQRI; translated from the exons ATGGCGACCGCTCTCCCaacctccgctgccgccgccaccgccaccgccgccgttcggATCTTCCAACCGACCCGGTTCCGCCTCCCTAGAACCTCTTCCGTGCTTGCCCGCAAGCGTTCCGCTAGTCGCCGCCTCTCCGGCATCACCTGCTCTCCCGGGATTGCCAGCGTCGCCGGCCAAGCTACGTCCCCGGAGGACGCCGTCCGCATCGTGGCCGTCGTCGGCGACGGAAGCATCAGCCCGCTCAAGGATACGCCATGGGACGAGGTTATGCGCCATACG GCTGATAGGTTGAAGTGGGTTGATGAAGGATTTGAAATGCTTGTATTCACTGACAAGTGGATTGACCATGATGATCTTAAGAAAGAGTTGTCTCGCTGTGATATGCTAGTCAATGTTGCAATAACAGGCCAGGAGTCTGTTCAGTGGCTTATGGATAACAGCAAGAACATACCGAATGTACTTTGCTTTCAGTCATCTCCGTCCTTAGTAAACAAGCTAGGTGGCACGTATGTTCAATACACGGGAGAACAGGACTTCTTTGGCAAGCTAATCAATGTTGGAAAACCAAGTGGAACAGAGGAATCAACTGAAGTCCTCAAGACGATATCCAATGCCTGGGAAAGGCACAACTCAGATGACATTAGGTTTTGCTTACTTGTTGTGGTTAATGCATACATAAGACCGGTGGCTATGCTGAAAAACCTTAGGGCAAAAGGTCTGTCTACCCTAGGTTGTATGATAACAAACTGCGGTCCTCAAATACTGAATTGTTTGTTTGATCCCGACTGTAGGAAAGCCATTCAATGTCTGAATTCTTGCTCTCCAACCGACCAGGTCTGTAACTATCGCTGCATTGCATCGTACGAGAGTCCACATCTAGAGGCTTTTTCCCTCTGTGTTTTGCAAAAGCACAACTGCCTTGAGCTCAATGCTGAGATCCCTAGTAAGCCCTCTGTGACCCCACTATCAATGTTCAGAGAACTAAAGCTTAGCCATGAAGTTGCAGAAGACCTGTTTGTCGGTTGGCTGGACGGCTTGGAGTGGAGCTGGAGAGTTGTAGCTGGACAAAATCCAGCATATGACCAATTCCCATGCCAGTACCAATTATTCTACAGAGGGAAAGCTAAAGGTTCATTTTGGTACGAGCCAATTTTTCAAGTCAGAACCCTGGAAGGAAAGCTGGTTTGGAGGCGTAGAAAGTACAGAGTGAGAAGAGCTAGCACCCCTGGTACATTTTATTTCAGTGTGCTGGATAATGGTGTGGTTTCGAAAGAGTTTTGGACAGTTGTTGATGTTTCGGATGATTTCGGCTGGGGTCTGTTCCATTACCATGGAGCTGCTCAGGCTGCTGGACAATCATACACTGGAGCAGTGCTTGTTACCCCTGATGGGTCTTATCCTGACGGGGACAACCCAAGATTGGACTCTGCTTTGGAGAAATGTGGTATCAAGAAATGGGAGCTTTATATGGTTGACAACTGCTCCTGCACGGGCGCGCCTTTGGGAACCCCCGAAGGTTCACGGCTGCATTACCAGATCGCTCCAGGAAAAGAAGCTGGCATTATGCAGAGAATATGA